The following proteins come from a genomic window of Phycisphaeraceae bacterium:
- a CDS encoding Gfo/Idh/MocA family oxidoreductase: MAEEKVHRVALIGCGDIAQTGHVPSLLAHKRFKIACLCDNRPERTKLLAAQAGGVETCNDYRLLLNRKDIDAVILALHPEVSVDVAIDFLRYGKPVLDEKPLATNLNDAKRLIKVVEESKGVYQIGFVFGYADPIHRLGQMARQLGTPALYRVALRDEIVDRSNTEHFNRIQQILRHSAAITHEGSHVVDFVKHWNASPYTQVQARAIKTEPDFAGPNVWLARYDMADGSVLEVEVAWFLPAFLPCEVSIEARGGSLRYDLSAGMGELRTRNKVEPFQLSPLSQPWARQLDGFAASIDAGRSLTAPIQRGWDALAATTAAEESVATGQPVAVRSFESQRV, encoded by the coding sequence ATGGCTGAGGAAAAAGTTCATCGTGTTGCTCTGATTGGTTGCGGCGACATCGCCCAGACCGGCCACGTGCCGTCACTGCTGGCGCACAAGCGATTCAAAATCGCCTGCCTCTGCGACAATCGACCTGAACGAACCAAGCTGCTTGCCGCGCAAGCCGGCGGTGTCGAGACATGCAACGATTACCGTCTCCTGCTCAACCGTAAGGATATTGACGCGGTCATTCTAGCTCTGCACCCGGAAGTGAGCGTCGATGTCGCCATCGACTTTCTTCGTTACGGCAAGCCGGTGCTTGACGAGAAACCCCTGGCAACCAATCTCAACGACGCCAAGAGGCTCATCAAAGTCGTCGAAGAGAGCAAAGGGGTTTATCAGATCGGTTTTGTGTTCGGCTACGCGGACCCGATTCATCGACTGGGCCAGATGGCACGGCAACTGGGCACGCCAGCCCTTTATCGCGTCGCGCTTCGTGATGAAATTGTGGATCGCTCCAACACGGAGCACTTCAACCGCATTCAGCAGATTCTCCGGCATAGCGCGGCGATTACGCATGAAGGTTCGCATGTCGTCGATTTCGTCAAACACTGGAATGCCTCGCCTTACACACAGGTGCAGGCCCGTGCGATCAAGACGGAACCTGATTTCGCCGGCCCCAACGTCTGGCTGGCGCGATACGACATGGCTGATGGTTCGGTGCTGGAGGTAGAGGTCGCGTGGTTTTTACCGGCATTTTTACCCTGTGAAGTGTCCATCGAAGCTCGCGGCGGTTCGTTGCGCTATGACCTTTCCGCGGGGATGGGAGAGCTGCGCACGCGGAATAAGGTGGAACCATTTCAACTCAGCCCGTTATCGCAGCCGTGGGCGCGGCAGCTTGACGGATTCGCCGCATCGATCGATGCGGGTCGATCGCTGACCGCCCCGATCCAGCGCGGTTGGGATGCACTGGCGGCAACCACGGCTGCGGAGGAATCCGTTGCGACCGGCCAGCCGGTTGCGGTGCGGAGTTTCGAGTCTCAACGTGTCTGA
- a CDS encoding amidohydrolase family protein produces MKIIDFHTHFAQHWFQSPLQSEPNFMGTMDRLGIGISCIFTLMGFYEPCPPHNDFLAAGAARHPQRLVPFITVDPKLGNPAIEELERCLANPLFRGVKFHPWCQAFAPSIVKTTMVEILKIAARHDLPVLFHDGTPPYSTTFQIAETARWVPECKVVLGHSGLADYVVAAGQLARDIPNLYACLCGPKVSDLRYLVDTAGAEKVLWGSDGGLDEWQLVAERMDDATQAGLDADTLDQVLYRTAAGLLHLDQRPLAHG; encoded by the coding sequence ATGAAGATCATTGATTTTCATACTCATTTCGCTCAGCACTGGTTTCAATCGCCTCTCCAGAGCGAGCCGAACTTCATGGGCACGATGGACCGCCTGGGGATCGGGATTTCCTGCATCTTCACACTGATGGGTTTCTACGAGCCGTGCCCGCCGCACAACGATTTTCTGGCGGCTGGCGCGGCGAGACATCCGCAACGGCTGGTTCCGTTCATCACCGTTGATCCGAAACTCGGTAACCCGGCCATCGAGGAGCTTGAGCGTTGCCTTGCCAACCCTCTCTTCCGTGGAGTGAAGTTTCATCCGTGGTGTCAGGCATTCGCACCGTCGATCGTTAAGACGACCATGGTGGAGATTTTGAAGATAGCTGCGCGTCACGACCTGCCGGTGCTGTTCCACGACGGCACGCCGCCTTATTCGACGACGTTTCAGATTGCCGAGACCGCACGCTGGGTTCCTGAATGCAAGGTTGTGCTTGGGCACTCCGGGCTGGCTGACTATGTGGTGGCCGCTGGGCAGCTCGCCCGTGATATTCCGAACCTTTATGCGTGCCTGTGCGGTCCCAAGGTCAGCGATCTCCGCTACCTGGTGGATACAGCCGGGGCGGAGAAAGTGCTCTGGGGTTCGGATGGGGGGCTTGATGAATGGCAACTCGTCGCGGAACGTATGGACGACGCGACGCAGGCAGGGCTTGATGCCGATACGCTCGATCAGGTGCTGTACCGCACCGCGGCAGGACTGTTGCACCTTGACCAGAGGCCGCTAGCGCATGGCTGA
- a CDS encoding amidohydrolase family protein, which produces MSDSSFRYPIIDSHALLGAEYPYTLTVDELLRRMDAHNVAIAIARPMGDELVVNNRSGNDRLLTASPRIKAWVTVNPWYGNAAIEELKRCRDRGAVGLFLNPARQGFMPIEPIAQASITFAVESGWPVMFHTGTYCYADILAVGEVARRHPQGRFVAGWTGFTDMWFELPMVFESVTNLWLETSMIWSSALAKILKSHGPDRVLFAGGEPRNSYSTVLRALERQGITPQQHRMIFFDNAVRFFRLNP; this is translated from the coding sequence ATGAGTGACTCCTCATTTCGCTATCCGATCATCGACAGCCACGCGCTGTTGGGTGCCGAATATCCCTACACGCTGACTGTTGACGAGTTGCTCCGCCGAATGGACGCTCACAATGTAGCGATAGCGATCGCCCGGCCGATGGGGGATGAACTGGTCGTCAACAACCGATCCGGCAATGACCGGTTGCTTACCGCCAGCCCGCGCATCAAAGCATGGGTGACGGTGAATCCCTGGTATGGCAACGCAGCCATTGAGGAACTCAAGCGTTGTCGTGATCGCGGTGCTGTCGGGCTTTTTCTCAATCCCGCGCGACAGGGATTCATGCCGATTGAGCCGATTGCCCAGGCTTCGATCACCTTTGCCGTTGAATCCGGTTGGCCGGTGATGTTCCACACCGGAACCTACTGCTACGCTGACATTCTGGCTGTCGGTGAAGTGGCGCGCCGCCACCCGCAGGGACGCTTTGTCGCCGGGTGGACGGGCTTCACCGATATGTGGTTTGAGCTGCCCATGGTGTTTGAAAGCGTGACGAATCTCTGGCTGGAAACATCGATGATCTGGTCCAGTGCCTTGGCAAAGATTCTCAAATCGCATGGGCCGGATCGCGTTCTTTTTGCCGGCGGTGAACCGCGAAACTCATACAGCACCGTACTGCGTGCCCTGGAGCGGCAGGGCATCACCCCGCAGCAACACCGCATGATCTTCTTTGATAATGCAGTGAGATTCTTCAGGCTCAACCCATGA
- a CDS encoding glycoside hydrolase family 15 protein gives MPRDIPVGNGQMLVTYDQSYQIRDLYFPHVGQENHAGAGPCRFGVWSQLLRGSETDRRKRRLFWTNQGWRIQLRYQPDTLATDALLTHEEMGLELRCCDVVDFHRPILVRRIEVTNLTDQDREVHLFHHHDFNMYGTKVGDTAYFDPQLRCLIHYRTNRYLMATWHADGEQRIDEYATGTAGFKGAEGTWRDAEDGHLGNNGIAQGAVDSTMMLQLAMGPNAKRIAYLVIGAGYKYDDIEELHRFLHREGPQGVINRTTSYWRLWVGAAKSDFPESGTGGPTEAVVNLFKRSLLVVRTQIDNITGAIIAANDSDIMQFSRDTYSYLWPRDGALVASSLDAAGFPDVARSFYSLCAKIITEQGYFLHKYNPDCSPASSWHPWVSMGKPQLPIQEDETALVLWALWKHFVRYRDIEFVRPLWMNLITRAADFLVRFRDPDSHLPLPSYDLWEERWGIHAFTVATVYAGLEAAHQFAVCFGDKPRAATYKTAANEVREAFCSHFWSAEHDRFLRRIVPLDHDRTARLMAEVMAGRAPKPDQAEGAVDSGEHPIERDTVIDSSMYAIFAMGLLDVHDTRVEKTMRAIESRLWVKTDVGGLARYESDYYQAVTTEFNQVPGNPWFICTLWLADWKIARARTQDELREALPILDWAASHALPSGILAEQVHPNTNAPLSVSPLTWSHATVISTLMSYLGKLEKTNCCPTCGQPRQSTDGHQDVAA, from the coding sequence ATGCCCCGCGATATACCCGTTGGTAATGGTCAGATGCTGGTCACCTACGACCAGTCGTATCAGATTCGTGACTTATATTTCCCTCACGTCGGCCAGGAAAACCACGCCGGGGCGGGGCCTTGCCGATTCGGCGTGTGGTCGCAGTTACTTCGCGGCTCCGAAACCGATCGACGAAAGCGGCGATTGTTCTGGACTAACCAAGGCTGGCGGATTCAGTTGCGCTACCAGCCGGATACGCTCGCCACTGATGCCCTGCTTACGCATGAGGAGATGGGCCTCGAATTGCGCTGCTGCGATGTCGTGGACTTTCACCGACCGATTCTCGTCCGCCGGATTGAGGTCACGAATCTCACCGATCAGGATCGGGAGGTACACCTCTTTCATCATCATGACTTCAATATGTACGGGACCAAGGTCGGAGACACCGCCTACTTCGACCCGCAACTGCGCTGCCTGATCCACTACCGAACGAATCGCTATCTGATGGCGACCTGGCATGCGGACGGCGAGCAACGCATCGACGAATACGCAACGGGGACCGCCGGCTTCAAGGGTGCTGAGGGCACCTGGCGCGATGCAGAGGACGGACACCTGGGGAACAACGGCATCGCTCAGGGCGCGGTGGACTCAACAATGATGCTCCAGCTGGCGATGGGGCCCAACGCCAAGCGCATCGCCTATCTCGTCATCGGAGCGGGCTACAAATACGACGACATCGAGGAACTTCATCGCTTTCTGCACCGTGAAGGGCCGCAGGGTGTCATCAACCGCACAACGTCGTATTGGCGGCTGTGGGTCGGTGCTGCGAAATCAGATTTCCCCGAATCGGGCACCGGCGGGCCAACCGAAGCCGTCGTGAATCTTTTCAAACGCTCGCTGCTGGTGGTTCGTACGCAGATCGACAACATCACCGGGGCGATCATCGCAGCCAACGACTCGGACATCATGCAGTTCAGCCGCGACACGTACAGCTATCTCTGGCCTCGCGACGGCGCTCTGGTAGCCTCGTCGCTCGATGCTGCGGGATTCCCGGATGTGGCGCGTTCGTTCTATTCACTCTGTGCCAAGATCATCACCGAGCAGGGTTATTTCCTGCATAAATACAACCCCGATTGCAGCCCCGCCTCAAGCTGGCATCCGTGGGTGAGCATGGGTAAGCCGCAACTGCCCATTCAGGAGGACGAGACCGCGCTAGTGCTCTGGGCATTGTGGAAGCACTTTGTTCGTTACCGGGATATTGAGTTTGTCAGGCCGCTGTGGATGAATCTCATCACTCGTGCCGCGGATTTTCTCGTGCGTTTCCGTGATCCCGACAGCCACCTGCCGCTGCCGAGCTACGACCTATGGGAAGAGCGATGGGGCATTCACGCCTTCACCGTGGCGACGGTGTATGCGGGACTCGAAGCAGCTCATCAGTTCGCGGTCTGTTTCGGAGATAAGCCCCGCGCTGCGACTTACAAGACCGCTGCTAACGAAGTGCGTGAAGCTTTTTGCTCGCACTTCTGGTCGGCTGAACATGATCGGTTCCTTCGCCGCATCGTACCTCTGGATCACGACCGCACGGCGCGGCTGATGGCCGAAGTCATGGCCGGCCGCGCTCCCAAGCCCGATCAGGCTGAGGGTGCAGTGGACTCCGGCGAACACCCCATCGAACGCGACACCGTGATTGACAGCTCGATGTATGCGATTTTCGCCATGGGTCTGCTGGACGTTCACGACACGCGCGTCGAAAAGACGATGCGAGCAATCGAGTCGCGGCTATGGGTCAAGACCGATGTCGGCGGGCTGGCACGCTATGAAAGCGACTACTACCAGGCAGTCACCACCGAATTCAATCAGGTGCCTGGCAACCCGTGGTTCATCTGCACCTTGTGGCTGGCGGACTGGAAAATCGCTCGGGCGAGAACTCAGGACGAGTTGCGGGAGGCACTGCCAATCCTCGATTGGGCGGCAAGCCATGCGTTGCCCTCAGGGATACTCGCCGAGCAGGTTCATCCGAACACCAACGCTCCGTTGTCGGTTTCACCCCTGACGTGGAGCCACGCCACCGTGATCTCAACGCTGATGAGTTACCTGGGCAAGCTGGAGAAGACCAACTGCTGCCCCACCTGCGGCCAACCACGACAGAGCACGGACGGCCATCAGGATGTCGCAGCGTGA
- the tadA gene encoding Flp pilus assembly complex ATPase component TadA, whose product MARTRRKLGEILRQWGRLTEQQLDEALKIQQGQRSKRIGELLVELGYVGDTDVAKALASQFDMEYIDLDLPDAVKKENMQLLPRDLIKRYLVLPMSKENGRLKIIIHDPMDLDTLDNLRFRLNCELDTALGSKKKIRDYIERVLSETQASIDRLTQDLSVDASVDRGASLDAGASIDKDAGEETATEADAAPIIRLVNQVIAEAVSMRASDIHIEPFADRVRLRYRIDGVCHERDRIPKRTQGAVVARLKIIAGVKIEEKRIPQSGRIKLKIEDKWVDFRFEVCPMYHGESCVLRILRPDSVRLGLENLGLRSDTLDLFNKVIRRPNGIFLVTGPTGSGKTTTLYSALNVLNRPDKKIITAEDPVEYNFKGINQCQINETIGLTFAKVLRAMLRQAPNIVLVGEIRDKEVADVAIQAALTGHLVFSTLHTNDAPSAITRLTDMGVKPFLVASSIQAVLAQRLVRILCENCKAPDTNPDRKLLRLCGFTPQELEGQTIYKAVGCPKCSNTGYRGRRGIYEMMLMNSEIRELAFKRAPLNQLRSAALASGMRNLLGDGKLKILDGKTTPDEISRITQVEGVVDTEEDAA is encoded by the coding sequence ATGGCCCGCACCCGCCGGAAACTCGGTGAAATCCTCAGGCAATGGGGCCGCTTGACCGAGCAGCAGCTCGATGAAGCGCTCAAGATTCAGCAAGGTCAGCGCAGCAAGCGCATTGGCGAGCTGTTGGTCGAGCTTGGCTACGTGGGTGATACCGACGTCGCCAAGGCACTAGCCAGTCAGTTCGACATGGAATACATCGACCTTGACCTGCCCGACGCGGTCAAGAAGGAAAACATGCAGTTGCTGCCGCGTGATCTGATCAAGCGGTATCTCGTACTGCCCATGTCGAAGGAAAATGGCCGGCTCAAGATCATCATCCACGACCCGATGGATCTTGACACGCTCGACAATCTGCGATTCCGGCTCAACTGTGAGCTGGACACCGCGCTGGGGTCGAAGAAGAAAATTCGAGACTACATCGAGCGCGTGCTCAGCGAAACACAGGCGAGCATTGACCGACTGACACAGGATCTGAGCGTGGACGCCTCGGTGGATCGAGGCGCATCGCTGGATGCCGGCGCGTCAATCGACAAGGACGCGGGAGAAGAGACCGCCACTGAGGCCGATGCCGCCCCGATCATCCGATTGGTCAATCAGGTCATCGCCGAAGCTGTGAGTATGCGTGCCAGCGATATTCACATCGAACCTTTTGCCGACCGTGTGCGTCTGCGCTATCGCATCGACGGCGTCTGTCATGAACGTGACCGCATACCCAAGCGCACGCAAGGCGCGGTGGTCGCTCGCTTGAAAATCATCGCCGGCGTGAAGATCGAGGAAAAGCGCATTCCGCAGTCAGGCCGTATCAAACTCAAGATCGAAGACAAATGGGTGGACTTCCGTTTTGAAGTCTGTCCGATGTATCACGGCGAGAGCTGCGTGCTGCGTATTCTCCGGCCGGATTCGGTTCGGCTGGGTCTCGAAAACCTCGGTCTGCGCTCCGACACACTCGATTTGTTCAACAAGGTGATCCGTCGTCCCAACGGCATCTTCCTGGTCACCGGGCCAACCGGATCAGGTAAAACAACCACGCTCTACTCAGCACTCAACGTGCTCAATCGACCTGACAAGAAAATCATCACTGCGGAAGATCCCGTGGAGTACAACTTCAAGGGAATCAACCAGTGCCAGATCAATGAAACCATCGGCCTGACATTCGCCAAGGTGCTCCGCGCGATGCTGCGACAGGCACCCAACATCGTGCTCGTCGGTGAAATTCGAGATAAGGAAGTCGCCGACGTCGCCATTCAGGCCGCACTGACCGGCCACCTGGTTTTCAGCACACTGCACACCAACGATGCGCCGTCAGCCATCACCCGACTGACCGACATGGGCGTCAAGCCTTTCCTCGTCGCCAGCTCGATTCAGGCTGTGCTCGCGCAGCGACTCGTGCGTATTCTGTGTGAAAATTGCAAAGCACCCGACACCAATCCGGACCGTAAATTACTGCGACTCTGCGGTTTTACGCCGCAGGAACTCGAAGGCCAAACCATCTACAAGGCTGTCGGTTGCCCCAAATGCAGTAACACCGGCTATCGCGGCCGACGCGGTATCTATGAAATGATGCTGATGAACTCGGAGATCCGCGAGCTTGCCTTCAAACGGGCACCGTTGAATCAGCTCCGCAGTGCGGCATTGGCTTCAGGCATGCGAAACCTGCTCGGCGACGGCAAACTCAAAATTCTCGACGGGAAGACGACCCCTGATGAAATCTCACGCATTACACAGGTCGAGGGTGTCGTCGATACCGAAGAAGATGCGGCATAA
- a CDS encoding type IV pilus twitching motility protein PilT: MSSLQIDRLLETAIKQKASDLHLAVGKPPTLRMRGRLIELRTKTLEPADTVALMKAIAPERAQTELQEEQGSDFGFAFGEEARFRVSIFKQKGNVGLVLRRIPTGLLTFEQIGLPSMISELCRRPRGLFLVTGPTGSGKTTTLASMINYINENLDRHIITIEDPVEYYHPHKKSLVNQREVGVDVPSFSEALRRALRQDPDCMMVGEMRDLETIESAIRAAETGHLVFGTLHTTGASGTINRIIDAFPVNQQAQIRVQLSTSLISVLSQQLMPRADKPGMVAAYEFMVVTPAVSNLIRENKTFRIDSAIQTGKKFGMQLLDDHLWDLYTRQVIAADEMIDKSKNPSALIEKVHAAGGTIGRTELDTPEDPVPGG, translated from the coding sequence ATGTCCAGCCTTCAGATTGACCGACTCCTCGAGACCGCCATCAAACAGAAAGCCAGTGACCTTCACCTGGCGGTCGGCAAGCCGCCTACGCTCCGCATGCGTGGACGGCTGATCGAGCTGCGAACCAAAACTCTCGAACCAGCCGATACCGTCGCTCTGATGAAGGCCATCGCCCCTGAACGGGCACAGACCGAGCTTCAAGAAGAACAAGGATCAGACTTCGGTTTCGCGTTCGGCGAAGAAGCGCGTTTCCGTGTTTCAATCTTCAAGCAGAAAGGAAACGTCGGCCTGGTGCTGCGACGTATTCCGACCGGCCTGCTGACCTTTGAGCAGATCGGCCTGCCTTCCATGATCTCGGAACTTTGCCGGCGGCCGCGCGGGCTGTTCCTCGTGACCGGCCCTACCGGATCGGGCAAGACGACGACGCTTGCATCGATGATCAACTACATCAACGAAAACCTTGATCGTCATATCATCACCATTGAAGACCCGGTCGAGTACTACCACCCGCATAAAAAGAGCTTGGTCAACCAGCGTGAAGTCGGCGTCGATGTACCCAGCTTTTCCGAGGCGCTCCGCCGAGCACTGCGTCAAGACCCTGACTGCATGATGGTCGGTGAAATGCGCGACCTGGAGACGATTGAGTCCGCGATCCGGGCAGCCGAAACCGGCCACCTGGTATTCGGCACGCTGCACACCACAGGCGCATCGGGCACGATCAACCGAATCATCGATGCGTTTCCGGTCAACCAACAGGCGCAGATCCGTGTTCAGTTGAGCACGAGTCTGATCTCGGTTCTCAGCCAGCAACTCATGCCGCGGGCGGATAAACCGGGCATGGTGGCAGCTTATGAGTTCATGGTGGTCACGCCTGCGGTCTCAAACCTCATCCGTGAGAATAAAACCTTCCGAATTGACTCGGCGATCCAAACCGGGAAAAAGTTCGGCATGCAGTTGCTTGATGACCACTTATGGGACCTTTACACGCGACAGGTTATCGCTGCGGATGAGATGATCGACAAGAGCAAAAATCCTTCAGCTCTGATCGAAAAGGTCCACGCGGCTGGGGGAACCATCGGCCGTACCGAGCTTGACACCCCCGAAGACCCGGTTCCTGGTGGATAA
- the tadA gene encoding Flp pilus assembly complex ATPase component TadA: MPPVSELKGRKIGRILTKMGKVTREQVNEALQIQTQRRLPLGQLLIELGYVTDNDVNLALAAQVGMETQDLDQLEIPQSVIDVLPPETAIAYQVVPLAYDATTNPKTLTVALKNASNFRAVDDLRLLMGYNVKPVVADPAQVDKLIAKHYSKEEESLADLISTISGDAKLEELADRGESIDLQDLIDAAEDNKVKRLLNLVLMQAIKDKASDVHFEPFEDEFKMRYRIDGVLYEMIPPPKYLALPIVSRVKVMSNLDIAERRLPQDGRIELTVGGSPVDLRVAVLPTMFGESVVMRVLDRSNVALDLGKVGLRPDDLEVFRQLIGKPNGIVIVTGPTGSGKTTTLYAALNELNVIDTKILTAEDPVEYDIDGLCQVQINTAVGLTFAKALRSFLRQDPDIVLVGETRDLETAQIAVQASLTGHLVFTTLHTNDAPSSIARLLDLGLETFLITATIEGVVAQRLVKKICARCKEPYHPSEEQLMELALSPEDVQGRQFYRGRGCDFCNQSGYKGRMGIFEIMTLDDTMRELVMQNASSQILRDEARKRGMRTLRQSGLMAIFDGQTTIDEVVRETMEET, from the coding sequence ATGCCTCCCGTCAGTGAGCTTAAGGGGCGGAAAATTGGCCGCATCCTTACCAAGATGGGTAAGGTTACCCGTGAGCAGGTCAACGAAGCCCTTCAGATTCAGACTCAGCGGCGGCTACCGCTTGGCCAGCTTCTCATTGAGCTTGGTTACGTCACGGACAATGACGTGAACCTTGCCCTTGCCGCCCAGGTCGGCATGGAGACTCAGGATCTCGACCAACTGGAGATTCCTCAGTCGGTCATTGATGTATTGCCCCCTGAAACTGCCATCGCCTATCAGGTGGTGCCGCTGGCGTATGACGCGACTACCAATCCCAAGACGCTGACCGTCGCCCTCAAGAACGCCAGTAACTTCCGCGCTGTGGACGACCTGCGTCTGCTGATGGGCTACAACGTCAAGCCCGTCGTCGCGGACCCGGCGCAGGTCGATAAGCTCATCGCCAAGCATTACTCCAAAGAAGAGGAGTCGCTGGCTGACCTCATCTCCACCATTTCCGGCGATGCAAAACTCGAGGAACTCGCCGACCGCGGCGAATCTATCGACCTTCAGGATCTCATCGATGCGGCTGAGGACAACAAGGTCAAGCGTCTGCTCAACCTCGTGCTCATGCAGGCGATCAAGGACAAAGCTTCGGACGTTCACTTTGAGCCGTTTGAAGACGAATTCAAGATGCGTTACCGCATCGACGGCGTCCTTTACGAGATGATCCCCCCGCCGAAGTATCTGGCGCTGCCGATCGTCAGCCGCGTGAAAGTCATGTCGAACCTCGACATCGCCGAGCGACGACTGCCGCAGGACGGCCGCATCGAGCTGACGGTCGGAGGCAGCCCTGTCGATCTGCGTGTTGCCGTCCTGCCGACGATGTTTGGTGAGTCGGTCGTGATGCGTGTTCTGGATCGCTCGAACGTCGCATTAGACCTGGGGAAAGTCGGCCTTCGCCCCGACGATCTTGAAGTATTCCGGCAACTCATCGGCAAGCCCAACGGCATCGTCATCGTCACCGGCCCGACAGGTTCAGGTAAGACCACCACGCTCTATGCTGCGTTGAACGAACTCAACGTGATCGACACCAAAATCCTCACCGCGGAAGACCCCGTCGAATACGACATCGACGGTCTCTGCCAGGTGCAGATCAACACCGCGGTCGGACTGACTTTCGCCAAGGCACTGCGCAGCTTTCTCCGCCAAGACCCCGATATCGTGCTCGTCGGTGAAACCCGCGACCTCGAAACTGCGCAGATCGCGGTGCAGGCATCGCTCACCGGCCACCTCGTGTTCACCACGCTGCACACCAACGACGCGCCCAGCTCCATCGCGCGTCTGCTCGATCTGGGGCTGGAGACCTTCCTCATCACCGCGACGATCGAAGGCGTCGTGGCGCAGCGACTGGTCAAGAAAATCTGCGCTCGCTGCAAGGAGCCTTACCACCCTTCGGAAGAGCAACTCATGGAGCTGGCCTTGTCGCCTGAGGATGTGCAGGGGCGGCAGTTCTATCGCGGTCGCGGCTGCGATTTCTGCAATCAGTCGGGCTACAAAGGCCGAATGGGCATATTCGAAATCATGACGCTCGATGACACGATGCGCGAGCTGGTGATGCAGAACGCATCGAGTCAGATTCTTCGCGATGAGGCCCGTAAACGCGGGATGCGAACGCTGCGTCAGAGCGGCCTGATGGCGATATTCGACGGCCAGACAACGATCGACGAAGTGGTACGGGAAACGATGGAGGAAACGTAA
- a CDS encoding type II secretion system F family protein produces the protein MPTFQYEALNEAGKPQKATITANNSEDAIAKIRAQGLFPTAVREQKVKKGKPGSSTIAASAGGKGDWKNISINIGGVGQKALTTFTRQMSTLQDAGLPILRSLAILEQQQKPGLFKNIINGVHEDVSGGSTLSDAMAKHPKAFDKLYTKMIAAGEVGGVLDVILQRLAEFMEKAAKLKKRIIGAMIYPAVVLSVAALIVLGIMILIVPKFEKIFDDFNTTLPTMTMFLINSSKWIGGRLYPDQMIPGIVWIIFSPIVVWLGLKFARKTAGGKAVIDAATLKIPVAGKLIAKSTIARFTRTLGTLISAGVPILDAISITKDTTGNHVYASALGKVYDSVRQGESFAEPLRQARVTDAIVVNMIDVGEETGDLDKMLTKIADNYDEEVDVMVASLISLLEPIMVVVLGGIVGFIVIALFLPLVKLIQTLT, from the coding sequence ATGCCAACTTTTCAATATGAAGCACTGAACGAGGCCGGCAAACCGCAGAAAGCGACGATCACCGCCAACAACAGTGAGGACGCGATCGCCAAGATCCGCGCTCAGGGACTTTTTCCCACCGCGGTTCGAGAGCAGAAAGTTAAAAAAGGCAAGCCGGGTTCCTCAACCATTGCCGCCTCCGCTGGCGGTAAGGGGGACTGGAAAAATATCTCGATCAACATCGGCGGCGTCGGCCAGAAAGCACTGACCACCTTCACCCGTCAGATGTCAACCCTCCAGGACGCGGGACTGCCCATTCTTCGCTCGCTGGCGATTCTCGAACAACAGCAGAAACCAGGCCTGTTCAAAAACATCATCAACGGTGTTCACGAGGACGTGTCCGGCGGTTCGACGCTCTCCGACGCGATGGCCAAGCATCCCAAGGCCTTCGATAAGCTCTACACCAAGATGATCGCCGCCGGTGAAGTCGGCGGTGTGCTCGACGTGATCCTCCAACGACTCGCCGAGTTCATGGAAAAGGCAGCCAAACTCAAGAAGCGGATCATCGGTGCCATGATCTACCCGGCCGTGGTGCTCAGCGTCGCGGCTCTGATCGTGCTGGGCATCATGATCCTGATCGTGCCGAAGTTCGAGAAGATCTTTGATGACTTCAATACCACACTGCCGACGATGACGATGTTCCTCATCAACAGCAGCAAGTGGATCGGCGGGCGACTCTATCCCGACCAGATGATTCCGGGCATCGTCTGGATTATCTTCTCGCCGATCGTGGTCTGGCTGGGGCTGAAGTTCGCCAGAAAGACGGCAGGCGGTAAGGCAGTCATCGACGCCGCGACACTCAAGATTCCCGTCGCCGGCAAACTCATCGCCAAATCCACCATCGCGCGGTTTACCCGGACACTGGGCACGCTCATCAGTGCCGGCGTACCCATCCTCGATGCCATCAGCATCACCAAAGACACCACGGGTAATCACGTTTATGCCTCAGCCCTGGGCAAAGTGTACGACTCAGTTCGTCAGGGTGAGAGCTTTGCGGAACCGCTTCGTCAGGCGCGCGTTACCGACGCCATCGTCGTCAACATGATCGACGTCGGCGAAGAAACGGGCGACCTCGACAAAATGCTCACCAAGATCGCGGACAACTATGACGAAGAAGTGGACGTGATGGTCGCCAGCCTGATCTCCCTGCTCGAACCGATCATGGTGGTCGTGCTCGGCGGTATCGTCGGCTTCATCGTCATCGCGCTGTTCCTCCCGCTGGTGAAGCTCATCCAGACGCTGACTTGA